The following are encoded together in the Natronincola ferrireducens genome:
- the rplS gene encoding 50S ribosomal protein L19 — protein sequence MDLIRAIEKEQLKSDVVEFNTGDTVRVHVRIKEGNRERIQVFEGIVIKKQGGGVGETFTVRRISYGVGVERTFPVHSPKIEKIEVTKHGKVRRAKLFYLRDRIGKAAFKIKEKKKY from the coding sequence ATGGATTTAATAAGAGCTATAGAAAAAGAACAATTAAAGAGTGATGTAGTAGAGTTTAATACTGGTGATACAGTAAGAGTACATGTTAGAATTAAAGAAGGTAACAGAGAGAGAATTCAGGTTTTCGAAGGAATCGTTATTAAGAAGCAAGGTGGGGGTGTAGGAGAAACCTTTACAGTAAGAAGAATTTCCTACGGTGTTGGTGTTGAAAGAACCTTCCCAGTACATTCTCCAAAGATTGAGAAAATCGAAGTTACAAAACATGGTAAGGTAAGACGAGCTAAATTATTCTATTTAAGAGATAGAATTGGTAAAGCTGCCTTCAAGATTAAAGAAAAGAAAAAATACTAG
- the ylxM gene encoding YlxM family DNA-binding protein has product MIEKKIEISMLYDFYSQLLTEKQRDIIDLYYNQDLSLGEIAQEFNISRQAVYDTIKRTEKILYDYEEKLKLLQLFRSKMINIENIQQKVLTLETKIESNISKELLKKEIDGIKLLFDQLLNN; this is encoded by the coding sequence ATGATAGAGAAAAAAATAGAAATATCTATGCTGTATGATTTCTATAGTCAATTACTCACAGAAAAACAGAGGGATATCATTGACCTATACTATAATCAGGATTTATCTCTAGGAGAAATTGCACAGGAGTTTAATATATCTAGGCAGGCAGTATATGATACCATTAAGAGAACAGAAAAAATACTTTATGATTATGAGGAAAAATTGAAGCTCCTTCAATTGTTTCGTTCCAAAATGATTAATATAGAAAATATACAACAAAAAGTACTAACCTTAGAAACAAAAATAGAATCCAATATATCAAAAGAATTACTAAAGAAGGAAATAGATGGTATAAAACTATTGTTTGATCAGTTATTAAATAATTAA
- the rimM gene encoding ribosome maturation factor RimM (Essential for efficient processing of 16S rRNA) encodes MKYLRIGKILNTHGIKGEVKVFSLTDYPERFEELKWIYIEDYKEKFHIKKVKYRPKDILLSFEGYDDINKVEKFKGKYLLIDESQKRELPEDTYYITDIIGLAVYTIADQYLGTVVDILQAGSNEVYVIKNKEGKEVLIPAVKEFVPEISLEAGKIIVKPIEGMIE; translated from the coding sequence ATGAAATATTTGAGAATCGGTAAAATATTAAATACCCATGGCATAAAAGGTGAGGTAAAAGTATTTTCATTGACGGATTACCCAGAACGATTTGAAGAGCTAAAATGGATATACATTGAGGACTATAAAGAAAAATTTCATATAAAAAAAGTGAAATATAGGCCAAAAGATATTTTGCTATCTTTTGAAGGCTATGACGATATTAATAAGGTTGAAAAATTCAAAGGTAAATATCTCTTAATTGATGAAAGTCAAAAAAGAGAATTACCAGAGGATACTTACTATATAACCGACATTATAGGGTTAGCTGTTTATACCATTGCAGATCAATATCTAGGAACTGTAGTAGATATTTTGCAGGCAGGCTCTAATGAAGTATATGTAATTAAAAACAAAGAAGGAAAAGAAGTATTGATTCCTGCTGTTAAGGAGTTTGTGCCGGAAATATCTTTGGAAGCTGGTAAAATCATTGTTAAGCCTATTGAAGGAATGATAGAATGA
- the dprA gene encoding DNA-processing protein DprA, with amino-acid sequence MINKRNILIWLNYIGGITYEMILSFIDYFGELEEVWYASDKHLHEVMNNHRIIAEKMLKTRNKQFLDKLINKTNTNTYHIVTILEADYPEKLKSIYNPPYVIYIKGKKNFDKPLIAMVGARKSTAYGRWAAKKIATELGEWGVGVVSGLALGIDAEGHKGALDHGSYTIGVLGCGIDVCYPQSNHYLYKQIEEKGCIVSEYGPGIEPYKHHFPARNRIISGLSDGVVVIEASEKSGTLITVEHALEQGRDVYALPGNINCNQSKGTNRLIKEGAKILLDIEDILEDLRYKYPLNNIEAQKQIKENLSDEELKVFNIIKQQPIPIDLIAYKSGISISELNTILTILELKGFICQLSGKTFTLNK; translated from the coding sequence GTGATTAATAAGAGAAATATCCTGATCTGGCTTAACTATATAGGAGGCATTACCTATGAAATGATACTAAGTTTCATAGATTATTTTGGTGAACTTGAAGAAGTATGGTATGCAAGTGACAAGCATTTACATGAAGTGATGAACAATCATCGTATAATTGCTGAAAAAATGTTGAAAACTAGAAACAAACAGTTTTTAGATAAATTAATAAATAAAACAAACACAAATACCTATCATATCGTTACTATATTGGAAGCAGACTATCCAGAAAAACTAAAAAGCATATATAATCCACCTTATGTAATATACATAAAAGGTAAAAAGAACTTTGATAAACCCCTTATTGCAATGGTGGGTGCAAGGAAATCAACAGCCTATGGAAGGTGGGCTGCTAAAAAAATTGCAACAGAGTTGGGAGAATGGGGAGTAGGTGTAGTCAGTGGATTGGCTTTGGGAATCGATGCAGAAGGGCATAAGGGAGCCTTAGACCATGGAAGTTATACAATTGGTGTTTTAGGATGTGGTATAGATGTCTGCTATCCTCAAAGCAATCATTATTTATATAAACAGATAGAAGAAAAGGGCTGCATAGTATCAGAATATGGTCCTGGAATAGAACCCTACAAACATCATTTTCCGGCTAGAAATCGTATCATCAGTGGTCTATCTGATGGTGTAGTAGTGATTGAGGCCAGCGAAAAAAGTGGAACCCTTATTACAGTAGAGCATGCCCTTGAACAAGGAAGAGACGTATATGCCCTTCCAGGAAACATAAATTGCAATCAAAGCAAGGGAACAAACCGATTAATTAAAGAGGGAGCAAAAATTTTGTTGGATATTGAGGATATTCTTGAGGACCTTCGATACAAATATCCATTAAACAATATAGAGGCACAAAAACAAATAAAGGAAAATTTAAGTGATGAAGAACTAAAAGTATTTAATATTATTAAACAACAACCGATTCCTATTGATTTGATAGCTTATAAAAGTGGAATAAGTATCTCTGAACTGAATACAATATTAACCATATTAGAATTAAAGGGTTTTATTTGCCAGTTATCAGGAAAAACATTTACATTAAACAAATAA
- a CDS encoding ribonuclease HII gives MELTIEKQLWEKGYEYIGFCDEVGRGCLFGPVLAAAVILPKDLMIEGVKDSKKLSPKKREIMYEMIIQEAVAIGIGIVMPQVIDEINIRNATRLAMKEAVINLEDKEGNKITPDYILIDAEEIDITIPQTPIVQGDNLVHGIAAASIIAKVTRDRLCEEWHYHYPEYGINQHKGYGTKKHTEALIKYGPTSMHRKSFLKKILG, from the coding sequence ATGGAATTAACTATAGAAAAACAGCTGTGGGAAAAAGGGTATGAATATATAGGATTTTGTGATGAAGTAGGAAGAGGATGTTTGTTTGGTCCAGTATTAGCAGCAGCGGTGATTTTACCTAAGGATTTAATGATAGAAGGTGTGAAGGATTCCAAAAAACTTTCTCCTAAAAAGCGAGAAATAATGTATGAAATGATTATACAGGAGGCTGTTGCCATAGGAATAGGAATTGTTATGCCACAGGTTATTGATGAAATTAATATAAGAAATGCCACTAGGCTTGCTATGAAGGAGGCAGTCATTAATCTAGAAGATAAAGAAGGAAACAAAATAACTCCTGATTATATTCTGATTGATGCTGAAGAAATCGATATAACTATTCCCCAAACACCTATTGTCCAGGGTGACAATCTAGTACATGGTATTGCAGCGGCTTCTATTATAGCCAAGGTTACTAGAGATAGATTGTGTGAAGAGTGGCATTACCATTATCCTGAATATGGAATTAATCAACACAAGGGGTATGGAACCAAAAAGCACACAGAAGCATTAATAAAGTATGGACCCACCTCTATGCACCGCAAAAGTTTTTTGAAAAAAATATTAGGTTAA
- a CDS encoding KH domain-containing protein, with translation MGQLVEIIAKALVDHPEEVVVTEVEGNQSIIVELKVAPEDMGKVIGKQGRIAKAIRTVVKAAATKENKRVIVEII, from the coding sequence ATGGGTCAATTAGTGGAAATCATCGCTAAAGCACTAGTAGATCATCCTGAGGAAGTAGTTGTCACAGAAGTAGAAGGAAATCAATCAATCATTGTTGAATTAAAAGTAGCCCCAGAAGATATGGGAAAAGTTATTGGTAAGCAGGGAAGAATCGCAAAAGCTATTAGAACTGTAGTCAAGGCTGCTGCTACCAAAGAAAACAAGAGAGTTATCGTAGAAATTATTTAA
- the trmD gene encoding tRNA (guanosine(37)-N1)-methyltransferase TrmD: protein MIIKILTLFPEMIKGPLNLSIIRNAQDKGLLDIEYINIRDFAENKHKKVDDYPYGGGAGMVMTPQPIFDSYDEAVKKLKVTKKPRTIYCSPKGKVFCQELALELAKEEELIFICGHYEGIDQRIIDSLVTDEISIGDYVLTGGELPVAVIIDAISRLIPGVLGQNESFQEESFYSGLLEYPHFTRPQSFRGLDVPSVLLSGNHKAIEGWRKSKSLEITFKRRPDLLEKANLTEEDKRIIDDFKKHS, encoded by the coding sequence ATGATTATAAAAATTTTAACCTTATTTCCAGAAATGATTAAAGGACCTTTAAATTTAAGCATTATTAGAAATGCCCAAGATAAAGGATTATTAGATATAGAATATATTAATATAAGAGACTTTGCTGAAAATAAGCATAAAAAAGTAGACGATTATCCCTATGGTGGTGGGGCTGGAATGGTAATGACTCCACAACCTATATTTGATTCCTACGATGAGGCTGTTAAAAAGCTTAAAGTTACTAAGAAGCCGAGAACTATATATTGCTCCCCAAAAGGGAAGGTCTTTTGTCAAGAACTGGCATTAGAGCTGGCTAAGGAAGAGGAATTGATTTTTATTTGTGGGCATTATGAAGGCATAGATCAGCGGATTATTGATAGCTTAGTAACTGATGAAATTTCTATTGGTGACTATGTATTAACTGGCGGAGAGTTGCCTGTGGCTGTTATTATAGACGCTATATCACGACTAATACCAGGGGTTTTGGGTCAAAACGAAAGTTTTCAGGAAGAATCCTTTTATTCTGGCTTGTTGGAGTATCCCCACTTTACTAGACCCCAAAGCTTTCGGGGCTTAGATGTCCCCTCTGTGCTACTATCGGGAAACCATAAAGCAATTGAGGGATGGAGAAAAAGTAAATCCTTAGAAATCACCTTCAAAAGACGCCCTGATCTATTGGAAAAGGCAAATCTTACTGAAGAAGATAAAAGAATAATAGATGATTTTAAAAAACATAGCTAA
- the rpsP gene encoding 30S ribosomal protein S16: MAVKIRLKRMGQKKKPFYRIVVADARSPRDGRFIEEIGYYNPVSQPKEIKIDNEKATKWLNDGAQPTDTVKDLFKKNGIIE, translated from the coding sequence ATGGCAGTAAAAATTAGATTAAAAAGAATGGGTCAAAAGAAAAAGCCTTTTTACAGAATTGTAGTTGCTGATGCTAGATCTCCTAGGGATGGTAGATTTATTGAAGAAATAGGATACTATAATCCAGTTTCCCAACCAAAGGAAATAAAAATAGATAATGAAAAAGCAACAAAATGGTTAAATGATGGTGCACAACCAACTGACACTGTAAAAGACTTATTCAAAAAGAATGGGATTATTGAATAA
- the ffh gene encoding signal recognition particle protein encodes MVFEGLAEKLQNTLKKLKGKGKLTEQDVAEAMREVKLALLEADVNFKVVKDFVKKVKERAIGVDVLESLTPGQQVIKIVNEELTDLMGQTQSKLTFASTPPTIIMLVGLQGAGKTTTCGKLSGLLKKQGKRPLLIAGDIYRPAAIKQLQVVGSQVDVPVFTMGDKLSPVDIVKAGVEHGINHGNDVIIIDTAGRLHINEELMEELQDVKSTTKPHEILLVIDSMTGQDAVNVAEEFNGKLGIDGVILTKLDGDTRGGAALSVRAVTNKPIKYVGLGEKLEDLEPFHPDRMASRILGMGDVLSLIEKAQASFDAEKAKELHNKMKTQQFTFEDFLEQLQQVKNMGPISQLLDMVPGAGGKQLKNLEVDEKELVHIQAIIQSMTKEERLNPSIINGSRRKRVAKGSGTSVQQVNRLLKQFEQTRKMMKQFADMEKSMKKGGKFKLPFFGR; translated from the coding sequence ATGGTTTTTGAAGGATTAGCTGAAAAGCTTCAAAACACGCTTAAAAAGCTAAAAGGCAAAGGAAAACTTACAGAACAAGATGTAGCAGAAGCAATGCGAGAAGTTAAATTGGCTCTTTTAGAGGCGGATGTTAACTTTAAGGTTGTAAAGGATTTTGTAAAAAAGGTGAAAGAAAGAGCTATAGGGGTTGATGTTTTAGAAAGTCTAACTCCCGGACAACAGGTCATCAAGATTGTTAATGAAGAATTAACTGATCTTATGGGACAAACCCAAAGCAAATTAACCTTTGCGTCTACTCCCCCTACCATCATTATGCTGGTAGGTTTACAGGGGGCTGGTAAAACAACCACTTGTGGAAAGTTATCTGGATTACTTAAAAAGCAGGGCAAGAGACCTTTGCTAATAGCTGGGGATATTTATAGACCAGCTGCTATAAAACAACTTCAAGTGGTAGGAAGTCAAGTGGATGTTCCTGTGTTTACAATGGGAGACAAGCTAAGCCCAGTGGACATTGTAAAGGCAGGGGTTGAACATGGTATAAACCATGGTAATGATGTAATCATTATTGATACTGCTGGGAGACTTCATATTAATGAGGAATTGATGGAAGAATTACAGGATGTAAAGTCCACGACTAAGCCTCATGAAATATTGCTGGTAATAGATTCTATGACAGGACAGGATGCTGTTAATGTTGCAGAAGAATTTAACGGCAAGCTAGGAATAGATGGTGTTATTTTAACAAAGTTAGATGGTGATACTAGGGGAGGGGCAGCTTTATCTGTTAGGGCAGTTACCAATAAACCCATAAAGTATGTAGGCTTAGGGGAGAAATTAGAAGATTTAGAACCCTTTCATCCTGATAGAATGGCTTCTAGAATCTTAGGGATGGGAGACGTTCTAAGTCTTATAGAGAAAGCCCAAGCTTCCTTTGATGCTGAAAAGGCTAAGGAACTCCACAATAAGATGAAAACTCAGCAATTTACCTTTGAAGATTTCTTGGAACAGCTACAACAGGTAAAAAATATGGGCCCTATTAGTCAATTGTTAGATATGGTGCCTGGTGCTGGTGGAAAACAGTTAAAAAATCTTGAAGTGGATGAAAAAGAGTTAGTGCACATACAAGCTATTATTCAATCCATGACAAAGGAAGAGCGATTGAATCCTTCTATTATTAATGGCAGCAGAAGAAAAAGAGTCGCCAAGGGTAGTGGCACCTCTGTTCAACAGGTAAATAGACTATTAAAGCAATTTGAACAAACAAGAAAAATGATGAAGCAGTTTGCTGATATGGAGAAATCCATGAAAAAGGGAGGAAAATTTAAGTTACCTTTCTTTGGAAGATAG
- a CDS encoding YifB family Mg chelatase-like AAA ATPase: MLAKVKTSCYYGLLATEIEVEVDITNGLPVVNIVGLPDVALKESKERVRSAINNSGLEFPLKRITINLSPADTKKEGTHFDLPIALGILAASGQIQLAKLAQVVVLGELSLDGEVNRVNGVLPMLLEMYTQGFRKVILPLANIEEAKAVRDLECIGIQSLKELISFINNEVEIETHTGSVLATWGNAEFQEDFKDLRGQENLKRGLEIAAAGSHNLLMIGPPGSGKTMAARRLPSIMPKLTFEEAMEITKIYSVAGLLDANKGLITQRPFRSPHHTASMVALTGGGRIPKPGEVSLSHYGVLFLDELLEFNKNVLEVLRQPIEDGHITISRVNASFTFPAKFMLIGSMNPCPCGYYGSENRGHTCNCTIQQVNRYVSKVSGPLLDRMDIVIETAAVSYGDLTSNIKAEGSKEIRKRVEKARQKQLDRYEGTQFMVNSQLTPSALKKYCHLDSNSHNLLSNAFSKLNLSARAYNRIIKISRTIADLDESDSIKSHHVAEALQYRRVNNLMGR, encoded by the coding sequence ATGTTGGCAAAAGTTAAGACCTCTTGTTATTATGGGCTATTGGCTACAGAGATTGAAGTAGAAGTTGATATAACCAATGGTTTACCTGTGGTCAATATAGTGGGATTACCAGATGTTGCTTTAAAGGAATCCAAAGAAAGAGTAAGATCTGCAATCAATAACAGTGGACTAGAATTTCCTTTGAAAAGAATTACTATAAATCTTTCACCCGCCGACACAAAAAAAGAAGGAACCCATTTTGATTTACCTATAGCACTAGGTATATTAGCAGCCTCTGGGCAAATACAATTAGCAAAATTAGCTCAAGTAGTAGTGTTAGGAGAGTTATCCTTAGATGGTGAAGTTAATCGTGTAAACGGAGTACTACCAATGCTTTTAGAAATGTATACTCAGGGTTTTAGAAAAGTAATACTGCCTTTAGCCAACATAGAAGAAGCAAAAGCTGTCAGGGATCTTGAATGTATTGGTATTCAATCACTGAAGGAATTAATTTCTTTTATTAATAATGAGGTGGAAATAGAAACCCATACTGGAAGTGTGTTAGCAACATGGGGCAATGCTGAATTTCAAGAAGATTTTAAAGACTTAAGAGGGCAGGAAAACTTAAAAAGAGGATTAGAAATTGCAGCTGCTGGAAGTCACAACCTATTGATGATAGGTCCTCCTGGTTCAGGAAAGACCATGGCGGCACGGCGATTGCCTTCAATCATGCCTAAATTAACTTTTGAAGAAGCTATGGAGATAACTAAGATATATAGTGTTGCTGGACTATTAGATGCCAACAAAGGTTTAATCACCCAAAGACCCTTTAGATCCCCACATCATACAGCCTCAATGGTTGCATTAACAGGTGGGGGCAGGATACCAAAGCCAGGTGAAGTTTCATTAAGTCATTATGGTGTCTTGTTTTTAGATGAGCTACTGGAATTTAATAAAAATGTATTAGAAGTATTGAGACAGCCTATAGAAGATGGACACATCACCATATCTAGGGTAAATGCTTCCTTTACTTTCCCAGCTAAATTCATGCTGATAGGTTCCATGAATCCTTGTCCCTGTGGCTACTATGGCAGTGAAAATAGAGGGCATACTTGTAATTGTACTATCCAGCAGGTTAACCGATATGTCAGCAAAGTATCGGGACCATTATTAGATCGTATGGATATAGTTATAGAAACAGCAGCTGTTTCCTACGGAGATTTGACCAGCAATATAAAGGCAGAAGGTTCAAAGGAAATTCGCAAAAGAGTAGAAAAAGCCCGTCAGAAGCAGTTAGATAGATACGAAGGAACACAGTTTATGGTTAATAGTCAATTAACCCCATCAGCCTTAAAAAAGTACTGTCATCTAGATAGTAATTCCCATAATTTATTAAGTAATGCTTTTTCTAAGCTCAATCTAAGTGCTAGAGCATATAATAGAATTATTAAAATTAGTAGAACCATTGCTGATTTAGATGAAAGTGATAGCATAAAAAGCCATCATGTGGCAGAAGCATTACAATATAGAAGAGTCAATAACCTTATGGGGAGGTAA
- the ftsY gene encoding signal recognition particle-docking protein FtsY, producing the protein MLKKLWDKIAKKNTELSNDGYEDKEGLKKDFKEEQEENSIVDPNEILEVETHQLESEDRREIEEIEEIEEIEAIEEIEEIEEIEEIEEIEEIEEIEEIEEIEEILEEPVEEPVEKISLFQRLKEGLSKTKKGITDKIDVLVQSYQSIDEDLFEELEEILITADIGVNTTMEVIDELRNTIKQEKIKDPQEIKNLLKQKLTDILNQLSSTDLNVEPTPSIILVVGVNGVGKTTSIGKIAHRLKKQGKRVLLAAGDTFRAAAIDQLKIWGDRVGVDVIKHQEGSDPAAVIYDAIQAARARNIDVLICDTAGRLHNKKNLMNELGKVFKVVEREYPQATKEILLVLDATTGQNAIQQAKTFKEVANISGLVLTKLDGTAKGGIVIAISRELNIPVKLIGVGEKMEDLQEFHVKNFVSALFGEE; encoded by the coding sequence ATGTTAAAAAAACTATGGGATAAGATAGCAAAGAAAAATACTGAGTTAAGTAATGATGGCTATGAAGATAAAGAAGGATTAAAGAAAGATTTTAAGGAAGAACAAGAAGAAAATAGTATTGTTGACCCCAATGAAATTTTGGAAGTAGAAACCCATCAGCTAGAGAGTGAAGATAGAAGAGAGATAGAAGAAATAGAAGAAATAGAAGAGATAGAAGCGATAGAAGAGATAGAAGAGATAGAAGAGATAGAAGAGATAGAAGAGATAGAAGAGATAGAAGAGATAGAAGAGATAGAAGAGATAGAAGAAATACTAGAAGAACCAGTAGAAGAACCAGTAGAAAAAATCAGCTTATTTCAACGATTAAAGGAGGGATTGTCCAAAACAAAAAAAGGTATTACCGATAAGATTGATGTTTTGGTTCAATCTTATCAAAGTATAGATGAAGATCTTTTCGAGGAGTTAGAGGAAATTTTAATTACTGCTGATATTGGTGTTAACACAACTATGGAGGTTATAGATGAACTAAGAAATACCATAAAACAAGAAAAGATAAAAGATCCACAAGAAATTAAAAACCTATTAAAACAAAAATTAACTGATATATTGAATCAGCTCTCATCAACGGATTTAAACGTAGAGCCTACACCTTCTATTATACTGGTAGTAGGAGTAAATGGTGTAGGAAAAACTACATCTATCGGGAAGATTGCTCATAGATTAAAGAAACAAGGGAAAAGAGTGCTTTTAGCAGCTGGAGACACTTTTAGAGCGGCCGCTATAGATCAATTAAAGATATGGGGGGATAGAGTAGGAGTTGATGTTATTAAACATCAAGAGGGCTCAGACCCCGCAGCTGTTATTTATGATGCTATTCAAGCGGCTAGAGCTAGAAATATTGATGTATTAATATGTGATACTGCTGGTCGCCTCCATAACAAAAAAAATCTAATGAATGAACTAGGTAAGGTGTTCAAGGTAGTAGAAAGGGAATATCCTCAGGCAACTAAGGAGATATTGCTAGTACTAGATGCAACCACGGGACAAAACGCCATACAGCAAGCCAAGACCTTTAAAGAGGTAGCTAATATTTCAGGCTTAGTTTTAACAAAATTAGATGGAACTGCTAAAGGTGGTATTGTAATTGCCATAAGTCGTGAATTAAATATTCCTGTAAAACTTATTGGTGTAGGAGAAAAAATGGAGGATTTACAAGAGTTTCATGTGAAGAATTTTGTTTCAGCACTGTTTGGAGAGGAATAG
- the ylqF gene encoding ribosome biogenesis GTPase YlqF, which yields MNINWYPGHMKKTKELLKEQLKLVDVVFELLDARIPLSSKNPIIDETIGNKPKVIILNKSDLANDTITKQWIDYYKKQGRYALSLDTISGRGLREVTVAGENAVKEKMNALQEKGRRMRPVRIMIVGIPNVGKSSILNRLAGRKSAKTGDRPGVTKGKQWIRLKGNMELLDTPGILWPKFEDQEVALNLAFTGAIKDEIMDIETLALKLIEKLWLTDKEKLMDRYKVGEEASLPLEVMNEIAKNRGCILRGGEVDYSRTANMVLDEFRGGKIGKISLEKPLILA from the coding sequence ATGAATATCAATTGGTATCCTGGCCATATGAAAAAAACAAAGGAGCTATTAAAAGAGCAATTAAAGTTAGTAGATGTAGTATTTGAACTACTAGATGCAAGAATTCCATTAAGTAGTAAAAATCCAATCATAGATGAAACTATTGGCAACAAGCCTAAAGTCATTATATTAAACAAATCTGACCTTGCTAATGATACCATTACTAAACAATGGATAGATTACTATAAAAAACAAGGACGATATGCTCTATCTCTTGATACCATTAGTGGTAGAGGTTTAAGGGAGGTTACAGTAGCAGGGGAAAATGCTGTTAAAGAAAAAATGAATGCTCTACAAGAAAAAGGCCGCAGGATGAGGCCAGTAAGAATCATGATTGTAGGCATTCCTAATGTAGGCAAATCTTCTATTCTTAATAGATTGGCAGGGAGAAAAAGTGCTAAAACAGGCGATAGACCTGGCGTTACCAAAGGAAAACAGTGGATTCGTTTAAAAGGAAACATGGAACTACTGGATACTCCAGGAATATTGTGGCCTAAATTTGAAGATCAAGAAGTCGCTTTGAATTTAGCTTTTACAGGTGCTATTAAAGATGAAATTATGGATATAGAAACATTAGCCCTAAAACTAATAGAAAAATTATGGTTAACAGATAAAGAAAAATTAATGGATAGATATAAAGTGGGGGAAGAAGCAAGCTTACCTTTGGAGGTTATGAATGAAATTGCTAAAAACCGTGGCTGTATCCTTCGGGGTGGTGAAGTAGATTATTCTAGAACAGCTAATATGGTGTTAGATGAGTTTCGTGGCGGAAAAATCGGAAAAATATCCCTAGAAAAACCTTTGATATTGGCATAA
- a CDS encoding YraN family protein, which translates to MGKNLGAYGEGIGKKYLLEKGYVILHSNYRTKLGELDIIAQKDNIIAFVEVKTRRNSSFGLPREAVDYRKQLTLTKIAQLYIQQKKPGNVDFRFDVIEVRWIDDKYEINHIENAF; encoded by the coding sequence GTGGGTAAAAATTTAGGAGCCTATGGTGAAGGTATAGGGAAAAAATATTTATTAGAGAAGGGTTATGTTATATTACATAGTAATTATAGAACGAAGCTAGGGGAATTAGATATTATTGCTCAGAAGGATAATATAATAGCTTTTGTAGAAGTGAAAACCAGACGAAATAGTAGCTTTGGTCTTCCTAGAGAAGCTGTTGATTATAGAAAACAACTAACATTAACAAAGATAGCCCAACTATATATACAGCAAAAAAAGCCAGGAAATGTTGACTTTCGGTTCGATGTAATAGAAGTTCGATGGATAGATGATAAATATGAAATAAACCATATTGAAAATGCTTTTTAA